The DNA sequence TGGCGGCGGTCGGCATCTCGCCGCGGGGTGCGCGGCGGGTGGTGCGGTCGCGCGCGCCCTCGCGTTCGGCGCGCTCGCGCTCGTCCCACTCCTTCCACAGGCCGCTCTTGCCCTTGAGGGACTTGGGCAGGACCTCGGCGAGGTAGTGGGCGGAGAAGTAGTCGCCGCGGTTGACCAGTGAGTCGTAGCTCACGATGCCCCTTTCAGTGGCCGGGCTTTCCTGCGAAGGGTCGGGTCCGCTCGGCGGCAAGCCGGCGCACGGTGCTTCACGCTTTCGTGCCCTATTGCCGCAACCTGGGTGGTGACGGGGGTGTGGAGGGTTCTCGGGTTTTTCCCGGAGGGTGCCTGCACAAGAACAGGGACGGCTGCTACCCGCTCGGTTTCAGCGGCTTCAGCACCGCCAGGACGCGCAGCAGCGGCTCGCCGACGGTGCGCATGCTCCGCATCAGCCGCTGCCGCTCGTCGACGGTCTCCTCGACCTCGCCCCGCCTGCGGCGGGCGCGCCACTCGGAGCCGCTGTTCTCCAAGCCCTCCAGGCTGAGCTGTCGCCACTCCTCCAGCTTGCGCTCGGGTTCGGCGAGGTCGGCGGCGATGGCGCTGTCGTAGTCGGCGCGGTGGCCGTCCAAGTGCTCCCGGGCCGTCCGCACGGCCGGATCGACCAGCTTACGCAGCGGCTCCAGGTCGCCGATGCCGCCGGTGTTGTTCATGTTGGGGCCGACACCCGCACGGTCGAGGACGTCGAACATGTCCTCCACTCGGGGCTCGTCCGGCAGGCCGGTGACGGCCATCCACCGCACGACCGTGGGGCGGCCCAGCTCGTTGGAGTAGATGCCCTGCACCAGCAACACAGGTTCGGCGACGTCGGCGGCGACGACGGGCGCCTGGCGGCGGTGCACCTCCACCTGGACCTTGTCGACCAGCCACTCCACCATGGGATGCAGGTCGCTGACGTAGGCGATCTCGGGCCAGCTGGTCTTGGTGCTGCGGGCCTCCTCGCGCTTGGCGTCGGCCAGCGCGGCGTCGAATGTGACGCGCATGCGCTTGGTGACCTGGTGCGCGCGCAGGTAGGACGCGGGCAGCACGGAAAGGCGGTTGGCGAGGTCCTTGGGCGGTTCGAACGCCAGCAGCTTGCCGTCGTCGTCCACGTGCAGCTCGGGGCAGACGGTGTCGAGGGCGGTACGCACGAACGCCTCGGTGGAGTCGAACAGGCGGGGAACCGGCGCCGGCTCGGGGGCGGCGGCGTGTTCGGGCACGCCCACGTCACCGCCGAAGAAGTCCGCCATCGGGTCGTCCGCCGCCGACTCCAGCGACTCCTCGACCGTTTTGCCGGAAAGGAGGTCGTGGACCAGGCGGTCCTCCTCCTTCTTGGCGGTGTACTCGCCGGCGACGGCCTCGGCGCTGCCCATGCTGCGGTGCGCCTGCTCCTCGCGCGCCAGGAGCTTCTCGGAGACCGTCGTGTCGTCGTAGGCCCCCTCGGTCGCGGAGGTGAGCACGAGCGCCTTGAACCGCGGGTTGTGCTGCTGGCCGTAGCGGTCGATGCGGCCGTTGCGCTGCTCGATGCGGATGAGGCTCCACGGCAGGTCGTAGTGCACCAGGTGGTGGCACTGGCGGTGCAGGTTGACGCCCTCGGAGGCGAGGTCGCCGGTGAGGAAGAGCCGCACCGGGGAGTCGGCGAGTGAGAAGTCGTCGATGATGTGCTGCTGCTGCTGGTCGGACATGCCGCCGTGCAGCAGGGAGACCTGGTCGGGGCCCAGCCCGAGCAGGGCGGGGACGGTGTCGCGCAGCCACTTCAGGGTGGGCACCGACTCGGAGAAGACGACGGCGCGGGTGGGGCTGCGCTTGCCGACTCCGATGCCGCTCAGCTGCTCGACGAGCTTGGCGAGCTTGGCGGAGTCCTCATCGGACATGGCGCCGGCGAGGCGGGCGAGTTCCCGCAGCGCCGTGTGCTCCCGCTGGTCGGCGGGATCCGTGACGGTGCCGGTGGCGCGGTCGGTGATGGTCGCCAGCCGTCGGTCCACCGTGGAGGCCAGCGCCTTGTGCGACGAGAGGAAGGCTTTGAGCAGGGTGTAGGGGAACAGGCGCCGCTCCTTGCCGACGACGGGGCCGCCGTCGAGAGGGCGCGCGCCGAACCAGGTCCGGGCCAGCTCGGCGAAGACGCGCTCCTCGGCGGGGGTGGCGGTGCAGTGCACCGGCTCCGAAGGTCCGCGCTCGGGCCACCTGTCGCCCATCTCGCTCTGCACCTCGGGGTTGACCTTGGTGCGCCGGATGTAGAGGTGGTCGATGTCGGATGCGCTGTAGTTTCCCGGGTCGGCGATGGCGGCGGGGTCGAGCAGCCGGATGAGCTGGGCGAAGGAGGCCGCGTCCCCGTTGTGCGGGGTGGCGCTGGCCAGCAGCAGCGCGTCGGTGTGCGCCGCCAGCAGCTTCGCCAGCTCGTTGCGCAGGTTGCCCTCGTTGATGAGGTTGTGCGACTCGTCGATGACGACCGCGTCCCAGTGCATGCTGCGCAGGTGGCGGCCGTACTTGCCCTGGTTCTTCA is a window from the Streptomonospora litoralis genome containing:
- a CDS encoding DEAD/DEAH box helicase; the protein is MAEGASAAAAPEATPFAPGARIEVRDAEWMVRTCVPADAAEDGYMVRAVGLSEFVRGEDAVFFTGLEKRADPSDLGVRQLRPEETELVADDTPRFARSRLFLESVLRRTPLPQSERRLAMTGKFLLDDHVYQQRPAELALKGLRPRILLADVVGLGKTLEIGLTLAELIRRGRGERILVVTPQQVLEQFQQELWTRFAIPLVRLDSVGLERVQRDIPAGRNPFLYYKRAIISVDTLKNQGKYGRHLRSMHWDAVVIDESHNLINEGNLRNELAKLLAAHTDALLLASATPHNGDAASFAQLIRLLDPAAIADPGNYSASDIDHLYIRRTKVNPEVQSEMGDRWPERGPSEPVHCTATPAEERVFAELARTWFGARPLDGGPVVGKERRLFPYTLLKAFLSSHKALASTVDRRLATITDRATGTVTDPADQREHTALRELARLAGAMSDEDSAKLAKLVEQLSGIGVGKRSPTRAVVFSESVPTLKWLRDTVPALLGLGPDQVSLLHGGMSDQQQQHIIDDFSLADSPVRLFLTGDLASEGVNLHRQCHHLVHYDLPWSLIRIEQRNGRIDRYGQQHNPRFKALVLTSATEGAYDDTTVSEKLLAREEQAHRSMGSAEAVAGEYTAKKEEDRLVHDLLSGKTVEESLESAADDPMADFFGGDVGVPEHAAAPEPAPVPRLFDSTEAFVRTALDTVCPELHVDDDGKLLAFEPPKDLANRLSVLPASYLRAHQVTKRMRVTFDAALADAKREEARSTKTSWPEIAYVSDLHPMVEWLVDKVQVEVHRRQAPVVAADVAEPVLLVQGIYSNELGRPTVVRWMAVTGLPDEPRVEDMFDVLDRAGVGPNMNNTGGIGDLEPLRKLVDPAVRTAREHLDGHRADYDSAIAADLAEPERKLEEWRQLSLEGLENSGSEWRARRRRGEVEETVDERQRLMRSMRTVGEPLLRVLAVLKPLKPSG